In one window of Halorussus pelagicus DNA:
- a CDS encoding prenyltransferase/squalene oxidase repeat-containing protein, whose amino-acid sequence MSQNLGTIIPSEKLTEEVASALKKDFQKCRYQTLSSQKEVALRDYYNAINILDMKKDGVSGINNIQNKINKFSTSNGLYQFKVSREGSSRDGEGSLIATYYAASISSKLNDVSVADCTRRRLEEIWQNQSLEVESLGRAALVVAILHEVGYSVSDLNQYTNWKEMVNKRINAVLKVKPHLPAPILEHLNLILEHTTLQPSDLAIDLQEKLENAQLSDGGMNFMENADYSDPHGTSVFSSLSSKIDADIDTDSLRSFVQEHRMTSGGYLPTIISYPHFESTYYAIDLLALLEKSYHPAKIPDRIMANIEEIVGGFESLYKLLTILSEEVNILSTSDLRENIREYIISGNIELPELYYSLKLANKYDYAINSDEKEAILDFICKMHNESGGYGNKPTQRSTFFAVASLDIINKNNKIESSVVPWIRQSRINSSGYAYLESNSLVSEPNLLSTYYSIAILNIIEYNWKMKEDLKKFILDCRLDDGGFQTEPIESVPENRTLKATYFGIKSLQKILK is encoded by the coding sequence GTGTCTCAGAACCTGGGTACTATTATACCATCTGAAAAGTTGACTGAAGAAGTAGCTTCTGCCCTAAAAAAAGATTTCCAAAAATGTAGATACCAAACACTATCTTCACAAAAAGAAGTAGCTCTCCGTGATTACTATAATGCAATAAATATTCTAGACATGAAAAAAGATGGAGTATCAGGAATTAACAACATACAAAACAAAATTAATAAGTTTTCTACTTCAAATGGCTTATACCAATTTAAAGTATCTCGTGAAGGGTCATCTAGAGACGGTGAAGGAAGTTTAATTGCAACATATTACGCGGCAAGCATATCATCGAAATTAAATGATGTCTCCGTTGCAGATTGTACGAGAAGGCGGCTTGAAGAAATATGGCAAAATCAATCTCTTGAAGTTGAAAGTCTGGGTCGAGCGGCTCTTGTTGTAGCCATACTTCATGAAGTCGGATATAGCGTTTCTGATCTGAATCAATATACAAATTGGAAAGAGATGGTGAATAAACGGATAAATGCCGTACTGAAGGTTAAGCCTCACCTTCCGGCACCGATTCTTGAACATCTAAATTTAATATTAGAGCACACAACTTTACAACCAAGCGATTTGGCGATTGATCTCCAAGAGAAATTGGAAAATGCGCAACTGTCTGATGGAGGAATGAATTTTATGGAAAATGCAGACTACTCGGATCCTCATGGGACTTCCGTTTTTTCATCTCTGTCATCGAAGATAGATGCGGATATTGATACTGACTCTCTCCGATCATTTGTTCAGGAGCACAGAATGACTTCTGGTGGTTATTTACCGACTATCATTTCATACCCGCATTTTGAGTCAACTTACTACGCTATTGATCTACTGGCTTTACTAGAAAAATCTTATCATCCTGCGAAAATACCCGATAGAATTATGGCAAATATTGAAGAAATAGTCGGGGGATTCGAATCTCTTTACAAACTACTCACAATTCTTTCTGAAGAAGTCAATATTTTATCTACTTCAGACCTAAGAGAAAACATCAGAGAATATATAATTTCAGGAAATATTGAGTTACCAGAGTTATATTATTCTTTGAAGCTAGCCAATAAATATGACTATGCCATTAATAGTGATGAAAAAGAGGCTATTTTAGACTTTATCTGCAAAATGCATAACGAAAGTGGCGGTTACGGAAACAAACCCACCCAAAGGTCTACATTCTTTGCTGTTGCTAGCTTAGATATTATAAATAAAAATAATAAAATTGAATCAAGCGTAGTACCTTGGATAAGACAGTCACGAATCAATTCGTCGGGTTATGCATATCTTGAAAGCAACTCTCTCGTATCGGAGCCAAATCTATTAAGCACATATTACTCTATAGCAATTCTTAACATAATTGAATATAATTGGAAAATGAAAGAAGATCTGAAGAAGTTTATTTTAGATTGCCGTCTTGATGACGGAGGTTTTCAGACGGAACCTATTGAATCAGTCCCCGAAAACAGGACGTTAAAAGCTACATACTTCGGCATTAAATCTTTACAAAAAATACTTAAATAG
- a CDS encoding tyrosine-type recombinase/integrase produces MRRILSAVFSEVVGLDVDHLHLDDADPYVFVPAGIQKGGETYARDTPIELQSSLGTARVLRYYLRDCWKDTTALFPSRSSSRLTTDVLRNVVQKFAVEAEVEPYRTENNVQVGPEHVSPHLLRHSLFYREFVENERRLKGVSLRLRHRRLSTTEKFYANLIRA; encoded by the coding sequence GTGAGACGCATCCTCTCAGCCGTTTTCAGCGAGGTCGTCGGTCTCGACGTGGACCACCTCCACCTCGATGACGCCGACCCCTACGTGTTCGTCCCCGCCGGGATTCAGAAGGGCGGCGAGACCTACGCCCGCGACACGCCAATCGAACTCCAGTCGTCGCTCGGCACTGCACGAGTCCTGCGCTATTACCTGCGCGACTGCTGGAAGGACACGACCGCGCTGTTCCCCTCCCGGTCCTCCTCGAGGCTCACGACCGACGTGCTCCGGAACGTCGTCCAGAAGTTCGCCGTCGAGGCCGAGGTCGAACCGTACCGCACCGAGAACAACGTACAGGTCGGCCCGGAACACGTCTCGCCGCACTTGCTTCGCCACTCGCTGTTCTACCGCGAGTTCGTCGAGAACGAGCGCCGACTCAAAGGGGTCTCTCTCCGGCTCCGGCATCGGCGACTCTCGACGACCGAGAAGTTCTACGCGAACCTGATTCGAGCATAA
- a CDS encoding transcription initiation factor IIB, whose protein sequence is MARPNRQRERTRESTSDAETTEKEGEGQQCPECHSGSLVTSGDSNEVVCENCGLVIEDQVIDRGPEWRAFNHSERESKSRVGAPTTQTMHDKGLTTQIDWKNKDAYGRSLSSEKRSQMSRLRKWQERIRTKDAGERNLQFALSEIDRMASALGVPRSVREVSSVIYRRALKEDLIRGRSIEGIATSCLYAGCRQEGIPRSLDEVAEVSRVEKKEIGRTYRYIAQELGLEMKPVDPKEYVPRFSSDLGVGEEVKMKANEIIDESAEQGLLSGKSPTGFAAAAIYAASLLCNEKKTQREVADVAQVTEVTIRNRYQEQIEAMGLH, encoded by the coding sequence ATGGCCCGGCCAAATCGCCAGCGTGAGCGGACGCGTGAATCTACGTCGGATGCAGAAACGACCGAGAAGGAGGGAGAGGGTCAGCAGTGTCCTGAATGCCATTCCGGGAGTCTTGTTACGAGCGGTGATAGTAACGAGGTCGTTTGTGAGAACTGTGGACTCGTGATCGAAGACCAGGTGATTGACCGTGGGCCGGAGTGGCGTGCGTTTAATCATAGTGAGCGCGAGAGTAAGAGTCGAGTCGGTGCGCCGACGACCCAGACAATGCACGACAAGGGACTGACGACCCAAATCGACTGGAAGAACAAGGACGCCTATGGTCGGTCGCTTTCCTCGGAGAAGCGGAGTCAGATGAGTCGCCTTCGGAAGTGGCAAGAGCGCATTCGAACGAAGGACGCGGGCGAGCGTAACCTGCAGTTCGCCCTCTCAGAAATCGACCGGATGGCCTCCGCGCTCGGCGTCCCCCGGTCGGTTCGGGAGGTGTCGTCGGTCATCTATCGGCGGGCGCTCAAGGAAGACCTGATTCGTGGCCGGTCCATCGAGGGTATTGCGACCAGTTGTCTCTACGCTGGCTGTCGCCAAGAGGGTATCCCGCGGAGTCTCGACGAAGTCGCCGAGGTTTCTCGCGTCGAAAAGAAAGAGATCGGCCGCACGTATCGATACATCGCGCAAGAACTCGGCCTTGAGATGAAGCCCGTTGACCCCAAAGAGTACGTGCCACGATTCAGTTCCGACCTTGGAGTGGGCGAGGAAGTGAAAATGAAGGCAAACGAGATCATCGACGAGTCCGCCGAGCAAGGCCTGCTCTCGGGGAAGTCACCGACGGGGTTCGCGGCCGCGGCCATCTATGCGGCGTCGCTCCTCTGTAACGAGAAAAAGACCCAGCGCGAGGTCGCCGACGTCGCCCAAGTGACGGAGGTCACGATCCGGAATCGCTACCAAGAACAAATCGAAGCGATGGGACTCCACTAA